gggtggggggtgtaGACGGAGCGatagagacaagcagacaggagtgaaaaagagacagggtgggaggagggggggggggggagacggagCAAGAGTTAAAAACGCACTAGCAAACACACCAGCAAGGAGAGCGACAAAAGTAACGGGTGGTCGCAAGAGAGGAGTATGGATTAACCCGCCTGTTTCCACTCAACAaagtatcccccccccccccccccccacgtacGCACCTCCCCATAACCAAGTCGCTGCATGTGCTTTATTCGCGAAGTTAATTAAAGCGTCCTCTTAAATCAAGCTTTCTGACAGCTGAAACGCTTCAAAATGCTCGTCATTTGCGTTCGTCATTACAACCTAGCTTTACGTACTGCCCCTGCCACTATTCTGCAATCATAACTTGCATGCTCTGCAAAAATGACAAATCCATTATTTTACTTTCTAAGTCTGGCAGGCTTTCAGACCACTTTGGCAGCTCTCTCTTTCATGTCCTCAAAACGTAAGTGCTCGCACGTGCGcgaaaacacgcacacacacacacacacaattttgcAGGTTGCAATTAGTTTGCTACATTTTGAGACACAGAACCTCAAAGAGAGTAACATGATGTGTGTAACATGGTTTCCACCTTGTCCCCAATACGGTAACTATGCACAGCTACAAAGTATTCACTGTGTTGAGTGTAGCAGCAAGAGTATGGGTATACACTGTGTTGAGTGTAGCAGAGTATGGGTATACACTGTGTGGAGTGTAGCAGAGTATGGGTATACACTGTGTGGAGTGTAGCAGAGTATGGGTATACACTGTGTGGAGTGTAGCAGAGTATGGGTATACACTGTGTGGAGTGTAGCAGAGTATGGGTATACACTGTGTGGAGTGTAGCAGAGTATGGGTATACACTGGGTGGAGAGTAGCAGAGTATGGGTATACACTGTGTGGAGTGTAGCAGAGTATGGGTATACACTGTGTGGAGTGTAGCAGAGTATGGGTATACACTGTGTGGAGTGTAGCAGAGTATGGGTATACACTGTGTTGAGAGTAGCAGAGTATGGGTATACACTGTGTGGAGTGTAGCAGAGTATGGGTATACACTGTGTGGAGTGTAGCAGAGTATGGGTATACACTGTGTGGAGTGTAGCAGAGTATGGGTATACACTGTGTGGAGTGTAGCAGAGTATGGGTATACACTGTGTGGAGTGTAGCAGAGTATGGGTATACACTGGGTGGAGAGTAGCAGAGTATGGGTATACACTGTGTGGAGTGTAGCAGAGTATGGGTATACACTGGGTGGAGTGTAGCAGAGTATGGGTATACACTGGGTGGAGTGTAGCAGAGTATGGGTACAGTGGACCCCGATTGTAAGACCACCCGTGTtacagatgttctgttcattaaCTACGTAACTTTACCTCcgttttgagactccctcctttttaagaccttactttttcagattgttgaggtcttaaatgaggggttccactgtatacaccGGGAATACGGTAAATGTGCACAGCTACAAACTATACACTCTTTTCAGTGTAGCAGCTACAAACTATACACTCTTTTCAGTGTAGCAGCTACAAACTATACACTCTTTTCAGTGTAGCAGCTACAAACTATACACTCTTTTCAGTGTAGCAGCTACAAACTATACACTCTTTTCAGTGTAGCAGCTACAAACTATACACTCTTTTCAGTGTAGCAGCTACAAACTATACACTGTTTTCAGTGTAGCAGCTACAAACTATACACTCTTTTCAGTGTAGCAGCTACAAACTATACACTCTTTTCATTGTAGCAGCTACAAACTATACACTCTTTTCAGTGTAGCAGCTACAAACTATACACTCTTTTCAGTGTAGCAGCTACAAACTATACACTCTTTTCAGTGTAGCAGCTACAAACTATACACTCTTTTCAGTGTAGCAGCTACAAACTATACACTCTTTTCAGTGTAGCAGCTACAAACTATACACTCTTTTCAGTGTAGCAGCTACAAACTATACACTGTTTTCAGTGTAGCAGCTACAAACTATACACTCTTTTCAGTGTAGCAGCTACAAACTATACACTCTTTTCAGTGTAGCAGCAAGAGTATGGGTATACACTGTGTTCAGTGTAGCAGCAAGAGTATGGGTATACACTGTGTTGAGTGTAGCAGCAAGAGTATGGGTATACACTGTGTTGAGTGTAGCAGCAAGAGTATGGGTATACACTGTGTTCAGTGTAGCAGCAAGAGTATGGGTATACACTGTGTTCAGTGTAGCAGCAAGAGTATGGGTATACACTGTGTGGAGTGTAGCAGCAAGAGTATGGGTATACACTGTGTTCAGTGTAGCAGCAAGAGTATGGGTATACACTGTGTTCAGTGTAGCAGCAAGAGTATGGGTATACACTGTGTTCAGTGTAGCAGCAAGAGTATGGGTATACACTGTGTTCAGTGTAGCAGCAAGAGTATGGGTATACACTGTGTTCAGTGTAGCAGCAAGAGTATGGGTATACACTGTGTTCAGTGTAGCAGCAAGAGTATGGGTATACACTGTGTTCAGTGTAGCAGCAAGAGTATGGGTATACACTGTGTTCAGTGTAGCAGCAAGAGTATGGGTATACACTGTGTTCAGTGTAGCAGCAAGAGTATGGGTATACTCTGTGTTCAGTGTAGCAGCAAGAGTATGGGTATACACTGTGTTCAGTGTAGCAGCAAGAGTATGGGTATACACTGTGTTGAGTGTAGCAGCAAGAGTATGGGTATCATGACACTGTGTTCAGTGTAGCAGCAAGAGTATGGGTATACACTGTGTTCAGTGTAGCAGCAAGAGTATGGGTATACACTGTGTTGAGTGTAGCAGCAAGAGTATGGGTATACACTGTGTTCAGTGTAGCAGCAAGAGTATGGGTATACACTGTGTTCAGTGTAGCAGCAAGAGTATGGGTATACACTGTGTTCAGTGTAGCAGCAAGAGTATGGGTATACACTGTGTTGAGTGTAGCAGCAAGAGTATGGGTATACACTGTGTTCAGTGTAGCAGCAAGAGTATGGGTATACACTGTGTTGAGTGTAGCAGCAAGAGTATGGGTATACACTGTGTTGAGTGTAGCAGCAAGAGTATGGGTATACTCTGTGTTGAGTGTAGCAGCAAGAGTATGGGTATGTACACTGTGTTGAGTGTAGCAGCAAGAGTATGGGTATACACTGTGTTCAGTGTAGCAGCAAGAGTATGGGTATACACTGTCCAAGTCTGCGGCCGAAGCGAGGACAGTGTAAGACAAGTTGCTGTAAGCTATGTTGACACAAGTGTCACACTGCCTTCACTGTTAGCTCACAGGTGTTCGCCGCCCATTGCACGTCAACACACACCAGACTCGGCCCAGACATTCCGGCACGCGACTCCCCCGCTCACGTTACACCTATACATTACtatatgtgtgttgtgtttgataAAGCTTTGAGCCCCGAATAACTGAGATTGTGCAAGGAATTGCCAACACAGCGTCATATCTGGAGTTGAAATGTCCGCGCTAGACACATCAGTGGAAAGCGACAGCGCTCTCAAATTGCCCGTGTAAGTCGTGTTTGTCGGAATATTTAAGAATTAATGAGCAAACAAAGGATTGTATCGTGACAACAGTTTAACTCACAAAAATGCCCGGAACTACATTTCAACACATGGCCCACATTCCGTCACGCGGCGAGTGTATCAGATTTTTACGTGGTGTGCCATATTTGAGTGAGACTCTCAGGAGTTCTTTGGATTGTGCAGAGGAATGTCACCGGAAAAGTATTGTGCACGAGAACGCAGAGCTgtgatatgtatatatatatagcagctTGGTGCATGGCTACACAACAaatatgtgtgtcagtgcaaAGACTGAATGTGCGTCTTGTGCAGGCTTGTTGAGGTGTGATGTGCGAGTGCTTTATTCATTCACCACTCAGTCTGTGGGGACGAAATGCCTTAAAGTATAACTCGGTTCAGGGACAAATAAAAGGTAACCCTCTCGCTCGTTGGATGCATGTATTATATCTCTCTAATTCTTAAGTTCGATAAATGTACGCGTTTCTTTCTAACAAacgcgcactcatacacacacacacacacacacacacacacacacacacacaacctctcacacacacacacacacaccttgcatGCTTGAAGTTGTCTGTGTAGACGTGGCTGTAGAAAAGGCTGAGATACACAACCACCATCCAGTGCTTCTTCCACAATCCACAGACAGAAGAAAACAGTAATTCACCAATGAAGGGTCCCGTGACACAGAGCAACGTCTGACAGCGGGACAACACAGAGCAACGTCTGACAGCGGGACAACACAGAGCAACGTCTGACAGCGGGACAACAAAGACACGTGAAACCGTCCCGCAACCGCGACAAAAAGACCCGCTAAGACATTCCTTTCACAATATGGGTACATCTCCCGCCTATCTGACAGACCCATCAACTGACACCTCCCACCCTGAATGGAGAGCTTGCCTACCCCCTACCCGGCCCGTTTCCTACCCGATTTACACCTTTTTTTGTTACCCCTTTTCAAGGATACCCGTACCCATTGCCTGCCACTGAAGTTTGACGGCTCTAGTCGGCTTATTTCTGTCTAACttacttttttacatttagtcaagttatgactaaatgttttaacatagagggggtaatcgagacgagggtcgtggtgtatgtgtgtgtgtgtgtgtgtgtgcgtgtgtgtgtgtcagtgtgcgtgcgtgcgtgtagagcgattcagaccaaactactggaccgatctttatgaaatttgacatgagagttcctgggtatgatgtccccatacttttttttcttttttttgataaatgtctttgatgacgtcatatccggcttttcgtgaaagttgaggcggcactgtcacgctctcatttttcaaccaaattggttgaaattttggtcaagtaatctccgacaaagcccggacttcggtattgcatttcagcttggtggcttaaaaattaattgatgactttggtcattaaaaatctgaaaattgtataaaaaattttttttttataaaacgatccaaatttacgttcatcttattctccatcattttctgattccaaaaacatataaatatgttatatttggattaaaaacaagctctgaaaattaaaaatataaaaattatgatcaaaattaaattttcgaaatcaatttaaaaacactttcatcttattccttgtcggttcctgattccaaaaacatatagatatgatatgtttggattgaaaacacgctcagaaagttaaaacgaagagaggtacagaaaagcgtgctatccttctcagcgcaactactaccccgctcttcttgtcaatttcactgcctttgccatgagcggtggactgacgatgctacgagtatacggtcttgctgcgttgcattgcgttcagtttcattctgtgagttcgacagctacttgactaaatgttgtattttcgccttacgcgacttgtttatatttttcCTGCATGCTCGTATTTATGTTTCCAAgctctgagactttcgctgtgagcttGGGATCTTTACTGTGCGCATGCGTGTACACGGGGATGTTCAGAAACCGGGGAGAGTTGACTTTGGGAAACAAATCCCTCGCCAAACGTGgagatcgaacccacgccgatagcgacaactagTTTTGAACTGatccagcgccgctaccgactacCCACCCCCAAAACAAAAGCTTCcacacttcacacacaaaaatcacactcacacacacacaaaacacacacaaaacacagccAAGAACAGCGTGAAACAAGACCTGTCGGCAGATCTCAGCACAAGGGCAGAGCACTCAACGAAACGTCCCCGGCATGTGAGTGGCCAGCTGCCGGTGTTAATTAGCTAATTATTCCGCCCCTTGCTACGAGCCACCTCTGCTTATCTTCTGGCCACGCtcctagttttttttttaaacggcgGCTGCTTCAGGTGAAAATTGGCAAGGTGATTGGGGTCTGGgatgagggagggagggggggggggatggtccAGGTATGTATTCGGAACCGGACCTAGCAGTAGAGATGTACAATGTGCAGGACcgaaaagaaataataataataataataataaatgagcatttatatagcgcaacatcataactttacaattatgctctttgcgcttgacacatttaaaattcaaacacagttatacaagcatttacatctacattcatagtcagaaATGCTTTGAACATAACTGAAAATCTATTTTTGGTGCACTAAATATAGAtttcaaagtgtgtgtgtgtgtgtgtgtgtgtgtgtgtgcgtgtgtgcgtgtgtgcgtgtgtgtgtgtgtgtgtgtgtgtttgtgtgtgtgtgtgtgtgtgtgagagtgtcacggtgtttgtgtgtgtgagtgtgtctatgtatgtgtcagtgtaaaaaattccatctcacacggcatattgtaaacgccatgagcctccctctgggagggtatgtgcgtagaaatactcactataataatgtgtgtgtgtgtgtgtgtgtgtgtgtgtgtgtgtgtgtgtgtgtgtgtgtgtgtgtgtgtgtgtgtgtgtttgcgcgtacatgcgtgcgtgcgtttgcgtgtgtgcttgtgtgcgaaCGAGAGGAAAGGCGAGAAAAGGAGAGGAAAGACgggaaacagaaagagaaagaaacaaaagaagagatagagagagttataaagagcgagagagactgtCGTCAATGTCGCTACTTATTTATGTATTACTTTATCTGCTTGCCAGTAGTCCTACAATCTATAGACCCAAACTGCTGTGGTCAAAAGTCAGTTAATTTGTCCATTTCAAAGCAAAATGAACTGTCACGCGCCGAACACGAACACGAGTTTAACGAGGGCATTGCACCAACACGCATCATAACTTACACGCATgcaatgacgtcattatatCCACTTGCATCATAACTAATACGCATACAAAGAGGTAGTGATATTTACTTGCATGATAACTTACACGCACGCAATGACGTCATTAGATCCGCTCGCATTATTACCTACACGCACGTAATGAGGTCATGATATCCACTTGCATCATAACTGACACGCATGCAGATGCCAATAAACGTCTTACCTTCAAAATTCCACGGAAATCCAGCCTCATCCTCTGCACTAATGGTCTCCTTGAAGTTATTCTTCTCCTCGGCCTTTCCGCTAGTATACTCCACGGGCTCAGCATCTTCAGGAAGAACATTTTCATTTAACATGTCCGGAGTGTTTGCGAGCAGTTCCCTCGCTCTCTGGCTAGCAAGCTCTGATGGAAGAAGGTTGAAGCGTTTCAAGTCCTCTTCCGCATTGGTCCCCTGGGTTGATGACAATCCTTCCACAGAATCAGAATCCGCCTCGTTGTCTCTGGAATCGTCTGCCATCCCGAGAAGTTGGGAACTTTCCAGCTGGAGTTTTGCTGCTTCTGTTTCTGTTGTTGATCGTTTCGGACCTTCGGATGCTCTTTCTCTGGTGCTCTGTTCGAGGACAGCAGGAAAGTGTTTGAGACGCAGACTCCTATGTCGGTGAGCTTTTCCAAACGACCAACGACTGCTATTAGCTGGAGGACTATCAGCCAGTGACCAACGACTGCTATTAGCTGGAGGATTATCAGTCAGTTCTTCACACCCCCCTGTTGCCTCAGATTCTTTGTTAGTTTCTAAGTCGTCATCGTTGACGTCACAGATGCCTTTAGCATCGTTGTCGTCATATTTGACGTCAAAGAGGTGTTTGGCAGTGTGGGTCGTATGCCTTGTGCCTGGGCCAATGCCTGTTTCGAGGTCATCTCCACTCGTCCCGTAGTCTTCCCCTGACCGGTGTTGGAGGTTTTCAGCAAATCGAGGGCTGTCCAAAGTTTCCGCGACTTCCTGCAGTCTTTGGCTGACGCCGTCATCTTCGTAATCTACGTCACTGGTTTCTACGTCACACTGCGCGAGCTGATCGGTGCTCCACTCCTGCACGTCTGCTGTGGGAAGTGCCGCACGGTTGGCTGGCAACATGTTCGCGTCTTCTTGGAGCGACACTCTCTTACCCAGGTCCACCCACTGACTCAAGTTTTCCAGGACTCCGTTATCAGAATCagcctcttcctcttcttcttccgccTCGTCGAAGTCCGGCCACTCATCCAGGTTATCCAAAGCGCCCTCGTCCTCTTCGTCCAGGATGTTGGCCGAGTCCTTGAACCAGTCCACGTTTCTGCACGCGGCACCTTCCAACGATGCGTCATCCGAATCCATAAACTCATCCACACTTTTCCAAGCACTTTCTCCTTGTTTGTAACCACCTTCCTGGCCAAAAAAATCGTCCTCAATTTTGCGACTACCATGTAGTGTCGCAATTTCCGAGTCCGAAAACTTATCCACACTTGCCCCTTGGCACTCACTTCGTGGACTGTCTGTGTCCATTGCCTCATCCATGTTTTCTTCGTTACCTGCAGGAGTTCCTCCCAGGCTGCTGTGGGGAGAACCAGCTTCAATCACAGCCTGGTTTTGCTTCTCTTGATTTCCTGCTGATTTTTCATctgctttctttgttttccatAAATGTTTGGTTTCTCTTGTGTCCGCTTCACCGCCAGCACTGTCCGAGTGAACGTTGGAAGCCCCTCTGCTTGCGTCCTCCATGATTCTTGTCTGTTAAGTTCTGTTTAGTTCATGTTGGTGGCTTTTTTCTACCTCATCGATTGTAGTTTTTCTCTGCGTGAAAGATACATTATTTAAGTTGGTTTTtaaagtggtgttttttttaacctcaaaTTATGCAAGTGGGTTTTTAAAGGTACCGTCCTCCTTGCGTGCACAATAATGTTCACCACACAGGTATGGTCAGGCTGTTACATGAGGGAAAACATCTTTACATTTACAAACATACCAAAAGTCTGCAGTGACATTTTTTCTGTGCATGATGcgatttattcttttttttcggATTTCATTTTCGCAATGAAAACTGTACAAAGTGTTGGTACAAAGTGTTGGTACACAGAGACCACAAAGAGTGTGGCTACACAGTGTTGGTACACAGAGACCACAAAGAGTGTGGCTACACAGTGTTGGTACACAGAGACCACAAAGAGTGTGGCTACACAGTGTTGGTACACAGAGACCACAAAGAGTGTGGCTACATAGTGTTGGTACACAGAGACCACAAAGAGTGTGGCTACACAGTGTTGGTACACAGAGACCACAAAGAGTGTGGCTACAAAGTGTTGGTACACAGAGACCACAAAGAGTGTGACTACATAGTGTTGGTACACAGAGACCACAAAGAGTGTGGCTACATAGTGTTGGTACACAGAGACCACAAAGAGTGTGGCTACACAGTGTTGGTACACAGAGACCACAAAGATAGTGGCTACAAAGTGTTGGTACACAGAGACCACAAAGAGTGTGGCTACACAGTGTTGGTACAAAGTGTTGGTACAAAGAGTGTGGCTACACAGTGTTGGTACACAGAGACCACAAAGAGTGTGGCTACACAGTGTTGGTACACACAGACCACAAAGAGTGTGGCTACACAGTGTTGGTACACAGAGACAACAAAGAGTGTGGCTACATAGTGTTGGTACACAGAGACCACAAAGAGTGTGGCTACAAAGTGTTGGTACACAGAGACAACAAAGAGTGTGGCTACACAGTGTTGGTACACAGAGACCACAAAGAGTGTGGCTACAAAGTGTTGGTACACAGAGACCACAAAGAGTGTGGCTACACAGTGTTGGTACACAGAGACCACAAAGAGTGTGGCTACACAGTGTTGGTACACAGAGACCACAAAGAGTGTGGCTACAAAGTGTTGGTACACAGAGACCACAAAGAGTGTGGCTACAAAGTGTTGGTACAAAGAGACCACAAAGAGTGTGGCTACAAAGTGTTGATACACAGAGACCACAAAGAGTGTGGCTACACAGTGTTGGTACACAGAGACCACAAAGAGTGTGGCTACAAAGTGTTGGTACAAAGAGACCACAAAGAGTGTGGCTACAAAGTGTTGATACACAGAGACCACAAAGAGTGTGGCTACACAGTGTTGGTACAAAGAGACCACAAAGAGTGTGGCTACAAAGTGTTGATACACAGAGACCACAAAGAGTGTGGCTACACAGTGTTGATACACAGAGACCACAAAGAGTGTGGCTACACAGTGTTGGTACACAGAGACCACAAAGAGTGTGGCTACAAAGTGTAGGTACACAGAGACCACAAAGAGTGTGGCTACAAAGTGTTGGTACACAGAGACCACAAAGAGTGTGGCTACAAAGTGTTGGTACAAAGAGACCACAAAGAGTGTGGCTACAAAGTGTTGGTACACAGAGACCACAAAGAGTGTGGCTACACAGTGTTGGTACACAGAGACCACAAAGAGTGTGGCTACAAAGTGTTGGTACACAGAGACCACAAAGAGTGTGGCTACACAGTGTTGGTACACAGAGACCACAAAGAGTGTGGCTACAAAGTGTTGGTACACAGAGACCACAAAGAGTGTGGCTACACAGTGTTGGTACACAGAGACCACAAAGAGTGTGGCTACACAGTTTTGGTACACAGAGACCACAAAGAGTGTGGCTACAAAGTGTTGGTAGGATGCATTTTGTTTCATGTAAAAGCCTCAGCACATCTTGCGAACATGATGGCTAGCGCGCAATGGACGCTGCCTTTCCCAGTCCTCGTTATACACACAAGAAGAGACTGTATTTGGTTTTGCTATAATGTGTTTAGCATCGTGATTTTCTGTTCAATGTGGTGTTGATGTTTCTAGCGTTCTTAATACCGTATCATTTCATGCTGACTCCTGAATCTTCGGTACGCTGTGGACTTCTTCTCTTTTACTTTTAATAGTCTCGTAACTCATTTCTTTTCTGAAAGTTTCGAGAACTTCGATCGAAGTCGTTGCATAATCCCACGGGGGACTTCCAACAGTTCCGTACTGTGTTCAGCTGTAGCAGAGGAAAGTTTTATTAGATTTTGAGGTCTAGACAGCATTTGTGTGACGCTTCCTACTCTCGTCTCTAAAACTTGTTTTGTTAGATGCCCCAAGGGGTAATTAGGATTGAAAACGTATTGATATGAGAATATCGTGATGTCTCAGTTCTGTCTGGTCTGTACTGTCTGGT
The sequence above is a segment of the Littorina saxatilis isolate snail1 linkage group LG3, US_GU_Lsax_2.0, whole genome shotgun sequence genome. Coding sequences within it:
- the LOC138961341 gene encoding uncharacterized protein, yielding MFTTQCWYKVLVHRDHKECGYTVLVHRDHKECGYTVLVHRDHKECGYTVLVHRDHKECGYIVLVHRDHKECGYTVLVHRDHKECGYKVLVHRDHKECDYIVLVHRDHKECGYIVLVHRDHKECGYTVLVHRDHKDSGYKVLVHRDHKECGYTVDHKECGYTVLVHTDHKECGYTVLVHRDNKECGYIVLVHRDHKECGYKVLVHRDNKECGYTVLVHRDHKECGYKVLVHRDHKECGYTVLVHRDHKECGYTVLVHRDHKECGYKVLVHRDHKECGYKVLVQRDHKECGYKVLIHRDHKECGYTVLVHRDHKECGYKVLVQRDHKECGYKVLIHRDHKECGYTVLVQRDHKECGYKVLIHRDHKECGYTVLIHRDHKECGYTVLVHRDHKECGYKVDHKECGYKVLVQRDHKECGYKVLVHRDHKECGYTVLVHRDHKECGYKVLVHRDHKECGYTVLVHRDHKECGYKVLVHRDHKECGYTVLVHRDHKECGYTVLVHRDHKECGYKVLNICKRSQQECVSVPGDFE